A region of the Caviibacter abscessus genome:
ATTAAATCTGCTAAAAATATTGTAGAACCTTTTAATAATCCTACTAATAAAACTTCTTCATCTTTATAATCTTCTTTAATTTTTTTAGCTAATTCTTCTACTTTTTTTTCAATTTGTTCTTGTGATATAAACTGTGATATACGATATTTTTTCATTTCTACACCTCTTTTTTAAGATAACATAATTATATCATATTTTTTTTACTTATACCATAAAATAAAATAGCAACCAAATGGCTGCTATATTTCATATTTTATTATATTTTCTTCTTTAATTTCCCTTGTTAGACCATTATCAAAATAATAATCATATGTTGCTTTTCCAAAACTTAAAAATTCAAAATTTTCAAAGTTTATATTTTCAACTCTTTTAGCTATATTAGAAAAAGGAATTGCTCTATTTTCTTTTATAAATATAACAAATTCATGTAATTTTAATTCTATAAAATAATTTCCTTTTTCATAAATTTTTTCTTCATATTCACTTGATGAAACAAATTTAATTGCTTTCATTCTTTCAGGTATATATACAAATCTACCGTTACCATTCGCTTTATAAACAGGAGCTATCATTATTTCATCACCTATAATAAGCTGGTCTTCAATATTGTAAGCCATTTCATCATCAGGATATACAAAAGATAAAGGCTTAAAGTACATGTCATCATTTAAAATTGCTTTCATATACTCACTATATAAATATGGTAAAAGTCTATATCTTAATTCTACTATATTTTTCATTTTTTCTATATTTTTAAATCTATATAATTCTTGTTCCTTTGTTCCTATTGCCGAATGATTTCTCATAAGTGGTGTAAATATTGCAAGTTGTAACCATCTCATCATTAAATCTTCACTAACGTTTGATGAAAATCCACCTATATCAGAACCTATGTACATAAATCCTGACATATTAAATCCAGGCATCATTTGTAATGATAATAATATATGTGACCACCATGAACTATTATCTCCTGTCCATATACCTCCATATCTATGCATACCTATAAATGAAGAACGAGAGAAAAGTAAAATTCTTTCATTAGGTGATATCAAACTAATTTGTTCTCCGGCAGATTTTGTCATATTATATCCGTATAAATTATGAACATCTTTATGATTTACTATTTGTCCGTTATAATTATGATAAAATGAAGAGTAATCTTTATCTGAATTATTCATATTCATAAAACTGTCTTTCATTTCCCATAATTCATATATACCTATATTCTCTTTATGTCTATATTTATCTATGGTTTTAAACATATCATTTATTCCTGCTTTAGAATAAAATATAGCAGGCTCATTCATATCATTCCAAAAACCATCTATACCTTTATCAATTAGACATTTATATTTATTACCAAACCACGCTCTTGCCTCTTTATTTAAAAAGTCAGGAAAATGAACTTGACCAGGCCAAACAGCTGCAATAAATGGTTTATTTTCTTTATCAAAGCAAAAGTAATTATTTTCTACTCCTTGTTCATATAAATCATAACCTTTTTCAATTTTAACACCTGCATCAATAATAGGAATTAAATGTATTGATTGCTCCTTCATTTTTGATACAAACTTACTAAAATTAGGAAATCTTTCTTCATTTACCGTAAAATCCTTAAAATCTTCCATATAATCAATATCAAGGTATATCATATCTAGCGGAATATCGTTTTCATTGTGACCTTTTAGTACATTTTCAATATCGCTTTCATTCATATATCCCCATCTACTTTGACCATATCCAAATGCCCATTTAGGAGCTAAATAACTTTTTCCAACAAGTTTTCTATATTCTTTTACAATATCAAGTATACTGCTTCCTGTAATATAGTAAATATCATATGAATCAGTTTCTATACTTATTTTAAATTCATTTATATCTGAAAAACCTATATCATAAGTTATTTTGGCAGGGCTATCTATAAACAAACCATATATTTCTTTATCATTTTTCAAAACAAAAAAGTTATGTGCTGCATATAAAGAAGTCTTATCTTCAGTATGTACAGGATCATCATTACAGTAAGATGTGTATATATATCCTTTTTTATTTATTCCTCTATTACTCCCACCAAGTCCGTACACATAAGTGCTTTCGTCAATGTTTATAAATATTTCATTATTTATCAATTTTTTGTTTAGAAATTCTATATTTTCACTGATATTCACATCTAAAACTGTACTTTCAGTTGGAATAGGATTTCCCTTTCTATATTTAAAAATCATAAACAATCTCCATTTCTAAAACTTCTTCTATTATCTATCCAAGTGGATCAAAATAATCTAACATAATTACTTCTTCATTTAGACCTTTTGCAAATTCAGCTGAAATATATTTTGTATCAACTACTGCTGAATAAGTATGTTCATCAAACCACTTATCTGACATAGAAAACATTCCTTTTTCTCCGTTATCTTCTCCCCAGCTATTTTCAACTTGCCACATAACAGGTTTTCCATTTTCATCAAGATCAACACCTGTTATAGCCATAGCGTGTGTTAAAAATGAAGCATTGTTGTTAAGTCTTTCTTCTTTAGTAAACTGTCCTAATTCTGTTAATGTATTATCATAATCAAATAAATCAGAATCCATAATACCTAATTCTCTGTCACTAAATCTACTTACATCACATGCAAACCATACAGGTACACCATCTTTTATTGATGCTATTATATCTTTTTTTAGTTCATCTAAACTTACATTTAAAAATCTTGAAGATCCATATTCTTTAACAGAAGCTGTATATGGTAATTCATAAAGTCTTCCTTTTTCATTTGATTGTCTTGGATCTGCTACAATCTCAACCATATCAAGCATATCTTCGGGAGCGTATTGTTTCATAAATTCAAGAGGTGTTATTCCACTTATTTTATTAAATTTCTTATCTTTATCTCTATATTCCCATTCAACTGTTTTAGGAGGATTTCCTAAAGCTTTAACACATATATTATATACTGAGTAAAGTACATCTTCTTTTATTTTTTCTATTTCTTCATTTGAACTTGCTTTTCTTATTAACATTGCAGCTTTTTTTAATCTTAAATCAATAACTTCATTTAAAATAGTTGTATTTGATGAATGATGTGTTTCAGGCATACATTTTTTAGGTACTAATCCATATTTTTTAGCAAGACCTGCAAAGAAATTCCAATATCCTCCATCTTCAGCACAAGTAAAATATATATGTTGAACTAATCTATCATTTAATGGCTTATCTTTTGTTTCAATTATATAATCTAAAAAGCTATTAGCCTTTTCAATTTTATCAAAAAATTGTAAATAACATTGTGAATATTCAAAAGTTTCAAGATTTAATTTTTCCATTGTTTTTACTCTTGCAACATTTAATGCAGAAAACATCCAACATCTTCCGCTTCTTTTTTGATTTGTTATTTCTCCTCTTTTTGTTTCATCTGAAAAGACAAATGTATGTTTTCTAAGTGTATCTTGTCTTATACTTGATTCATTTATACCTACATTTGCTATAGCATTTTCAATGACTTTATTTTTTATTTCAGATTCGTATCTTTTTTCAAACTTTTCAAATAACTTGTTGTCTATCATATATTTTCCCTTTCTATTTCAATTGGTTTTATCCAATCACTTTTTTCTCCCATAGTATAATTTTTAATAAATTCTTCTTTAAAGCTTTTAAATCTGTTTTCAAGTATTGCTTGTCTTGCTTCTTTCATTAAATTAAGTAAAAACCATATATTATGATAAGTCGCAAGTCTTTGACCTAAAATTTCATCTGCTTTAAATAAATGTCTAATATATGCTCTAGTATAATTTTTACACACATAATTGTCACTAATATCAAGTGGTCTCGGATCTTTTGCATATTTAGCATTTTTAATAACTAATCTACCATATTTTGTAAAAACAGTTCCATGCCTTCCTATTCTTGATGGATGAACACAATCCATCATGTCAACTCCATGTTCTACCGCTTCTAACATATCTAGTGGTTCTCCAACGCCCATTAAATATCTTGGTTTATTTTCCGGAAGTTTAGGTGTTATATACTCTAATATTTCATACATTTTATCTGTTGGCTCTCCAACAGCAAGTCCACCTATTGCAAATCCTGAAAAATCTTCTTCATATTTTAGTAATTCATCTAAGCAATAATCTCTTAAATCTTTATATATTCCACCTTGAACTATTGCAAAAAGACCCTGTTTATCAGGATTTTTATTTGCATCTATACATCTTTTAGCCCATCTAACTGTTCTATCTATTGACGGTTTTAAATACTCTCTTGTTGACATACCAGGAGGGCATTCATCTAATACCATCATTATGTCACTTCCAAGATTATTTTGTATCTCTATTGATTTTTCAGGGCTTATAAATCTTTTTGAACCATCTATATGTGAGCTAAAATATGCACCTTCTTCCTTTATTTTTCTAATAGGTGCCAAACTGAAAATCTGAAATCCACCACTATCCGTAAGTATTGGTTTTTTCCAGTTCATAAATTTATGAAGCCCGCCAAAAGATGATATTAATTCATCAGAAGGTCTTAAATGTAAGTGATAAGTATTACCTAAGATTATTTCACTTCCAACTGTTTCCAACTCTTCATTAGTCATAGTTTTTACAGTTGCCTGTGTTCCAACTGGCATAAAAACTGGTGTATGTATAATACCATGTGGTGTTTTTATTGTTCCAACCCTAGCATTACCGTCTTTATGTTCTAATTCATATGTAATTGGTTTCAACTGATTACTTGTATGATATATAACTTATCATACATCTCCTTTCCTTATATTATATCTACTATATCTTTCATTGAAAATAAATTTTTTCTAAGTCTTTCAAAATCTTCTTTATTTTTTATCATTATTCTTAAATTAACCATTACGTAGTAATGTCCATGTTCTTTTTTATTCATACTGTTTACACTTAAAAGTTCCATTTTATGTTCATTTAAAATCCTGATAACATCAAATAAAAGACCTTCTCTATCTATAGCTTTTATTGTAAATGAATATTCATATTTACAAGAATTATCTTTAATTAAAGCTTCGTCCCAATAAACTTCAACCTCTCTGTCAGGTTCTTTTAATATCAGCTCTTTAATATTTTGACAAGTTCCTATATGAATTACTATTCCACGTCCTCTTGTTACATACCCTTTTATATTATCACCTGGAAGTGGATCACAACATTTTGCAAAGTGAAATAATGTGTTATCTGCTCCTGTAATTTTTATTCCAGATTTATTTGCATTATTATGCTTATTAGCAAATCTTGATGCTTTATTTTGTTCTTCTTCTATTAATTCACTTTCTGTTTGGGAAATAAGTTGTTTAAATTTTTGAATAAAAGTTTCTAATTTTAAATCTCCAACAGCAAATTTGTAATAAAGACTTTGTATATTTGATAAATTATATTTTTTCATATACAAATATACTCTTTCATCATCTTCAAGTTCTTTAAATTTAAGACCTATTTTTTGAAATTCCTGTTCTAGTAACTCTTCACCTTGTTTTGATTTTTCCTCAAATTCTTTATCTTTAAACCATTTTCTAATTTTAAGTCTTGAACTATGGTTATTTACCATATTTATCCAATCTTTACCAGGACCTTTTGTTGCTTTTGAAGTTAAAATTTCTACTTTATCTCCATTTTCAAGTATGCTGTCTAAAGGAACTATCTTATCATTAACTTTTGCACCGATAGTTCTGTATCCAATTTGTGTATGTACCTGAAATGCAAAGTCAAGTGCGGTTGAATTGTTTGAAAGTTCTATAACATCTCCTTTTGGAGTAAATACAAATATAGTTTCATTTAATAATTCATCAGTTACAGATTGTACAAACGTACCTCCACTATCTTTATCTAAACTTGTATCTATTATCTTTTTAACTACTTGATAATATTTTTCGTTTTTATCTTTGCCTTTTTTTTCCTTGTATTTCCAGTGTGCTGCAACTCCTTCTTCTGCAACCTCATGCATTTGTTTAGTTCTAATTTGAATTTCAACTTTTTGTGAATTATCAAATTCTACTGTTGTATGTATTGATTGATAACCATTTGATTTAGGCACTGCTATATAGTCTTTGAATCTACCTGAAACTGGCACAAAAATACTATGTACAACTCCAAGTACCATATAGCACTCTTCTTCTTTTTTTACAATTACTCTTATTGCTGTCAAATCCATTAAATCAGCAAATTTTTTATTTTTTTCATTTATTTTTCTATAAATACTATATAAATGTTTTGGTCTACCTGTTACAGTTCCTTTAATTTTATATTTTTCTAGTTCTTTGCTTAGTATATCTATTACTTTATTTGTAAATTTTTCTCTTTCTTCTTTTTTTTCATTTACAAGCACTTTCATTTCTTGATATGCTTCGGGATTAAGATAACTAAAACTTATATCTTCAAGCTCACTTTTAATTTTTGACATACCTATTCTATGAGCTATAGGGGCAAATATATCTAAACATTCTTTTGATTTTTCTATTTGTTTTTCATAGCTTTGGTATTTTAATGTTCTCATATTATGTAGTCTATCTGCAAGCTTTATAATCACCACTCTAATGTCACGTGACATTGCAACTACCATTTTTCTGATATTTTCAATTTGTTTTCCTTGCTTTTTAGGTAAATTCCTAAGTTTTGTAACTCCATCTACTAGATGAGCTACATCTTGTCCAAAAACGTATTCAATATCAGCAAGTGTAATAAGAGTATCTTCAACAACATCATGTAAAAGACCTGCCACAATAGTGTCAGTATCCATTTTTAAATCTACCAATATTTGAGAAACTTCTATTGGGTGAATAATATATTCTTCTCCACTTTTTCTATATTGTCCGCTATGTGCTTCAGATGCAAGTATATATGCATCTTCAATTTTTTTTAAATTTAAATGATTATTATTTTTACATTTTTGCATTAACAGTTCATATGCTTCTTTTCGTCCCATGAAAAATCACCCCTCAATGATAGTTGATATTTTTTGACCGTATTTCATTAATTTATCTACGTAATATGTCTTAGTTTGACCATCATTTAATGGGACAGAGATACTTATTGCTCCTACTATATCTCCATGTAGGTTATAAAAAGGAGTTCCTATACAATATACTCCCAATTGATATTCTTCAAATTCAGTAGAATACCCATTTTTTCTTATTCTCTTTAAATCTTGCAAAAATGTATCATAACTTATTATAGTTCTTGATGTATATTTTACTATCTCACTTTCGTCCCATACTTTTTTTATTTTATCTTCTGGTTGAAATGCAAGTATAGCTTTACCTGCTGCTGTACAATACATAGGTGCTCTTTTACCTACTACTGAATTTTTCATTACAGCAGTTTTTTTTGAAGGAGTATATTTATCTACATAAAGTATTTGTGCTCCATCTTGTATAACAAGATGTATAACTTGCTCTACTTCACTTGCAAGTTTAATTAAAAATCTTTTTGCCTCACTCATAAAATCAAATTTTTGGACTGTTCTATTTCCTAATCTAAACATTTTAAAAGTTAATGAATATTTTTTATTTTTTCCTTGTTTAACATATCCATTATCTTTTAAAGCATTTATTATTCTATAGGTTGTAGTTTTATTAAGTTTAACAAGATTACTGATTAATGTAAGACCTATTTCTTCTTCCTCAGATAAAACTTCCAAAATACTTAACGCTCTATCTAGACTTTGCATTGTAGACATAAATGTTCCTCCTTACTATTTTTATTAATATACTACCATATTTTTTCGTAAATTAAAACAAAATTAAATAAAAAAAAATGGAGGCAGTAATCAGACTCGAACTGATGTAAAAGGTTTTGCAGACCTCTGCCTAAACCCCTCGACCATACTGCCATCACAAAAAAGATTATACATACTTTTTTTGCTTATGTCAAGTAAAAAAAAGGGAACTTAAAGTCCCCCTTAATATATTTATTTTGCTATATATGCTTCTTTTGATGTTAATTGATCTATAAGTTTATGTAATTTAGAATTATCTGCTACTGATGAAGAGTATTTAACTCTCTTATTTACAGGAGATACTCTATATCCGAACGTTAATGGAATAAATCCTAATTCATTTTCCATATAATTCTTTTCCCATTCTCTAACCGCATCAATTCTAAATTGAGGATTTTTTACACCTTCAACACTTTGTGTTTTATTAATTAATTCTTCATTTTTATCAGACGCAATACGAGCTAAATTAAGTTTAGAATTTTTTGCATAAACTCCTGTTAAATCAAGTGCTGTTCCTACTCTCCATCCACCAATCCAAGCATCTATCTCTTTATTATTTTCTATAACTTTGTCATAAAAACTATTAAATTCAATTAATCTTCCTGTTGCTAAATTAACTTTAAGTCCTATTTCTTCCCAGTTTTGTAAATACTGCTTTGAAACTGGTTCTGCTGTATCTCCACCTGCCATGAATGCAACATTTATTTCTAATGGTTTACCATTTTTATCTTCTCTTATACCATCACCATTTATATCTTTATATCCTGCTTTATCTAATATTTCTTTAGCTTTTTCAGGATTATATGTAAATCTAACTTCATCTGTATGATATTTTTTAAATGCAGGTGGTATTGGTGAGTTTCCTCTTTCTGAAAGACCATTACTGAATTTTTTTGTTACAGCTTCAACATTCATAGCATAAGCCATCGCTTTTCTTAAATTTATATCATATAATTTTGCATTTGTATCAGTTATATTTTCACCTTTTTTTGCATCCCAATAACCTAAATTAAATCCTAAATATGTATATGCTAAATCTGTTGTTCCCGTTATTGCTATATTACTTAAATCTTTATATTCTGTATATAGATTTGCTGGAACACCTGAATAAAAATCAAATTCTCCTTTTTTCATTGATGATATCACTGAAGATTCAGGTATAACTTTCATTATTAACTTTTCAACTTTTGGTATATATTTTTTTTCATAATAATATGGATTTGGTACTAATTCAACACTTTCTCCAGGAACTATTTTTTTCAAAATATATCTACCATATGATAAAGGATGTAATCTAACTTTATCTGAGCTTTCTAAATCTTTAACAGGTACATCTTGTAAATAATGTCTTGGTGTGAAATAACCAGTTAATCCTCCAACACCATTTAATACAGTTGGTGCAATTTCTTTAACATGAATTCTAACTTCAGTATCACTTACTTTTTCAAGTCCACTTATAGTTTTTGTCTTACCTGCATGGTATTCCTCAATACCTTCAACTAGTCTATAGCTTTTATCATATCTTAAACCTGTATAATCCGGATGTGCCACTAATTCGTATGTATAAATATAATCATCTATTGTTAAAGGGTGTCCATCTGACCATTTCATTCCTTCTTTTATTTTTACAGTTAATACTTTATTATCAACATCAACACTAAGAGATCCAGGTCCACCTTCTACAACATCAAAATTACCGTCTGTTAATAACACTTGTTCATATATATTTTGATATATTACGCTATCTAAACTATCATTAGATAATATAGGTAAAAATATACCTTTAAATGGCGATTGTGAAACCAATGCTGTTTTCATTACTCCACCTTCAATTCCTGCTTCATCAGAAACCCAATTTTCTGCAAAAGCAGATGTATCTACTTTTGTTGTTTGTTGCGATTTTTTTTGACCTAAACCACAAGAAACTAGCGATATTAGCATTAAACTTGCCATGCTTTTTAATAAAAATTTTCTCATTTTTTAAATTCCTCCTATTTAACCAAATATATTATCCTAATCTTTGTTTAACATTTGTAGCTCTTTTTAATGCCTGTCCTACATAATTAATGCATAACATTAATATTAATATAAGTATTGACGCTGGAATCCAAACCCAAGGTTTTGATGATATTACTTCAGGTTTTGATGCATAACTTATTAGTGTCCCAAGTGAAGGAGTTGATAGCGGTAATCCATATCCAAGATATGTAAGCCCTGTTTCAATTCCTATATTCCCGGCAAAAGTTAATGTTAAATTAACAAGTATTATCGAACTTATATTAGGTAATAATTCTTTAACTATTATTACAAAATCTCTTGTTCCTAATGTTTTTGATGCTTGTATATAGTCTCTTCTTGATTCTGATAATGCTTTTGATCTTACAAGTCTTGCAGATCCAACCCAAGCAAATGCTGATAGAATGAATATAAATTTAGGGACCGTATATTTAGGTACTATTGTTATAAATACAATAATAACCATTGTTATAGGTAATATCATTATAAAATCAATTATACGCATTATGTAACTGTCTATTTTTCCACCATAATATCCAGCAACTAATCCTATTGAAATACCAATAAATTGTGCTATACATGTAACACTAAATCCTATTAAAATTGAATTCCTTGCTCCTATTATTAATTGGCCAAATATAGGACGCCCTCCTGAGTCAGCACCAAGTAAAAATCCTTCACCAGGTCTTGCATAAGAATCTAATATTTCAACTTTTGTTACTGCTTCTTTATCAAGTAATGCTGCTGTTATAAATATAATTAATATCAGTGCAACTAAAAGTGCTAAAGAAAACAAAGCAACCTTATCTTTTTGAAATTCCCTTTTAATAACATTAAAGCCTGTAGGAATTTCATTACTTATTTCTTGTTTTTTTTCTTCATTGTTATTCATAAAATTCCTCCTACTCTATTCTTATTCTAGGGTCTACCACACTTAATATTATATCTGATAATAAACTACCTATTAATGTAAGTATTCCATAAAGCAATACTAATATTGTTATAACACTATAATCTCTTGAACTTATTGAGCTTATAAACAACTGTCCCATACCTGGATAGCCAAATATTGTTTCAATAAATACAGAACCACCTAATAATCCTGTTATTGTATAACCTAAGAAAGCTGCTATAGGTAATAAAGAATTTCTAAATATATGTTTTGTATAAACTACATTTTCAGGAACTCCCTTACTTCTTGCAGTTTTTACATAATCTTGTTCCTTAGCATCTATTACTTCATTTCTTAAATATTGTATTGTTCCAACCGTACTAAGTAGTGCATACGTTATAGAAGGTAATGCTATATGATATAATCTATTAAAATAATATGCTATTGTTCCAGGCTCCACGTTTAAGTCAACTGAACCTGATGTAGGGAATAAATTTAATTGATATCCAAATAACCATAGCATTAATATTGATAATACAAATGTTGGTATTGCATAACTTATATAATTATATAATATTACTGCTTTATCAAATTTTGAATCATTATATCTTCCTGCTAATATGCCTAAAGGAATTGAAATTGAATAAGATAATAAAACACTAAATAATGACAATATAAATGTATTATATCCTCTTTGTCCTATTAAAGTTATTACCTTAAGCTTATATGTATAACTCATTCCAAAATCTCCATGGAACAAGTTTTTTATCCATCTAATATATTGTATATACCAAGGATCATAAAGACCAAGTTTTCTTCTTAAACTTTCTATTGTTTCAGGAGATAAATTAGGATCTAACATTCCTGAAAATGGATCTCCTGGCATAAACTTAGCTAATATAAATACTAAAATACTTAATATAATAATTTGAGGTATCATAACTAAAATTCTTCTAAGTATTGTTTTCCACATACTACTTCACCTCATCTTTCAATGCAACAAAGTGAGTTGAATCTTTATAAAGAGGTTTTAAGTCTAATACTCTTCCGTTATTATCATAATATTCTTTTTCTTTTTCAACATATTCATTTTCAATATTAATTCTATTTATCATATTTTTTTCTCTAACTGTAGGATCTACATCTGGAATTGCAGCGATTAATCTTTTTGTATATATATGTGTTGCATTACCATATATATCATTTTTTAATCCTTTTTCTACAAATCTTCCTTTATACATTATATATATTTCATCACACATATGTTTTACTACACCTAAATCATGTGTTATTAATATTATTCCTGCTTTTATTTCATCTTTTAATTGTCTTATTAAATCAAGTATTTGTGCTTGTATTGTAACGTCAAGTGCTGTTGTAGGTTCATCACAAATTAATATGTCAGGTTTACATGAAAGTGCAATTGCAATTATTACTCTTTG
Encoded here:
- a CDS encoding RelA/SpoT family protein produces the protein MGRKEAYELLMQKCKNNNHLNLKKIEDAYILASEAHSGQYRKSGEEYIIHPIEVSQILVDLKMDTDTIVAGLLHDVVEDTLITLADIEYVFGQDVAHLVDGVTKLRNLPKKQGKQIENIRKMVVAMSRDIRVVIIKLADRLHNMRTLKYQSYEKQIEKSKECLDIFAPIAHRIGMSKIKSELEDISFSYLNPEAYQEMKVLVNEKKEEREKFTNKVIDILSKELEKYKIKGTVTGRPKHLYSIYRKINEKNKKFADLMDLTAIRVIVKKEEECYMVLGVVHSIFVPVSGRFKDYIAVPKSNGYQSIHTTVEFDNSQKVEIQIRTKQMHEVAEEGVAAHWKYKEKKGKDKNEKYYQVVKKIIDTSLDKDSGGTFVQSVTDELLNETIFVFTPKGDVIELSNNSTALDFAFQVHTQIGYRTIGAKVNDKIVPLDSILENGDKVEILTSKATKGPGKDWINMVNNHSSRLKIRKWFKDKEFEEKSKQGEELLEQEFQKIGLKFKELEDDERVYLYMKKYNLSNIQSLYYKFAVGDLKLETFIQKFKQLISQTESELIEEEQNKASRFANKHNNANKSGIKITGADNTLFHFAKCCDPLPGDNIKGYVTRGRGIVIHIGTCQNIKELILKEPDREVEVYWDEALIKDNSCKYEYSFTIKAIDREGLLFDVIRILNEHKMELLSVNSMNKKEHGHYYVMVNLRIMIKNKEDFERLRKNLFSMKDIVDII
- a CDS encoding IclR family transcriptional regulator; protein product: MSTMQSLDRALSILEVLSEEEEIGLTLISNLVKLNKTTTYRIINALKDNGYVKQGKNKKYSLTFKMFRLGNRTVQKFDFMSEAKRFLIKLASEVEQVIHLVIQDGAQILYVDKYTPSKKTAVMKNSVVGKRAPMYCTAAGKAILAFQPEDKIKKVWDESEIVKYTSRTIISYDTFLQDLKRIRKNGYSTEFEEYQLGVYCIGTPFYNLHGDIVGAISISVPLNDGQTKTYYVDKLMKYGQKISTIIEG
- a CDS encoding glycoside hydrolase family 31 protein; amino-acid sequence: MIFKYRKGNPIPTESTVLDVNISENIEFLNKKLINNEIFINIDESTYVYGLGGSNRGINKKGYIYTSYCNDDPVHTEDKTSLYAAHNFFVLKNDKEIYGLFIDSPAKITYDIGFSDINEFKISIETDSYDIYYITGSSILDIVKEYRKLVGKSYLAPKWAFGYGQSRWGYMNESDIENVLKGHNENDIPLDMIYLDIDYMEDFKDFTVNEERFPNFSKFVSKMKEQSIHLIPIIDAGVKIEKGYDLYEQGVENNYFCFDKENKPFIAAVWPGQVHFPDFLNKEARAWFGNKYKCLIDKGIDGFWNDMNEPAIFYSKAGINDMFKTIDKYRHKENIGIYELWEMKDSFMNMNNSDKDYSSFYHNYNGQIVNHKDVHNLYGYNMTKSAGEQISLISPNERILLFSRSSFIGMHRYGGIWTGDNSSWWSHILLSLQMMPGFNMSGFMYIGSDIGGFSSNVSEDLMMRWLQLAIFTPLMRNHSAIGTKEQELYRFKNIEKMKNIVELRYRLLPYLYSEYMKAILNDDMYFKPLSFVYPDDEMAYNIEDQLIIGDEIMIAPVYKANGNGRFVYIPERMKAIKFVSSSEYEEKIYEKGNYFIELKLHEFVIFIKENRAIPFSNIAKRVENINFENFEFLSFGKATYDYYFDNGLTREIKEENIIKYEI
- a CDS encoding ABC transporter permease, with protein sequence MNNNEEKKQEISNEIPTGFNVIKREFQKDKVALFSLALLVALILIIFITAALLDKEAVTKVEILDSYARPGEGFLLGADSGGRPIFGQLIIGARNSILIGFSVTCIAQFIGISIGLVAGYYGGKIDSYIMRIIDFIMILPITMVIIVFITIVPKYTVPKFIFILSAFAWVGSARLVRSKALSESRRDYIQASKTLGTRDFVIIVKELLPNISSIILVNLTLTFAGNIGIETGLTYLGYGLPLSTPSLGTLISYASKPEVISSKPWVWIPASILILILMLCINYVGQALKRATNVKQRLG
- a CDS encoding C1 family peptidase, with product MIDNKLFEKFEKRYESEIKNKVIENAIANVGINESSIRQDTLRKHTFVFSDETKRGEITNQKRSGRCWMFSALNVARVKTMEKLNLETFEYSQCYLQFFDKIEKANSFLDYIIETKDKPLNDRLVQHIYFTCAEDGGYWNFFAGLAKKYGLVPKKCMPETHHSSNTTILNEVIDLRLKKAAMLIRKASSNEEIEKIKEDVLYSVYNICVKALGNPPKTVEWEYRDKDKKFNKISGITPLEFMKQYAPEDMLDMVEIVADPRQSNEKGRLYELPYTASVKEYGSSRFLNVSLDELKKDIIASIKDGVPVWFACDVSRFSDRELGIMDSDLFDYDNTLTELGQFTKEERLNNNASFLTHAMAITGVDLDENGKPVMWQVENSWGEDNGEKGMFSMSDKWFDEHTYSAVVDTKYISAEFAKGLNEEVIMLDYFDPLG
- the tgt gene encoding tRNA guanosine(34) transglycosylase Tgt; this translates as MKPITYELEHKDGNARVGTIKTPHGIIHTPVFMPVGTQATVKTMTNEELETVGSEIILGNTYHLHLRPSDELISSFGGLHKFMNWKKPILTDSGGFQIFSLAPIRKIKEEGAYFSSHIDGSKRFISPEKSIEIQNNLGSDIMMVLDECPPGMSTREYLKPSIDRTVRWAKRCIDANKNPDKQGLFAIVQGGIYKDLRDYCLDELLKYEEDFSGFAIGGLAVGEPTDKMYEILEYITPKLPENKPRYLMGVGEPLDMLEAVEHGVDMMDCVHPSRIGRHGTVFTKYGRLVIKNAKYAKDPRPLDISDNYVCKNYTRAYIRHLFKADEILGQRLATYHNIWFLLNLMKEARQAILENRFKSFKEEFIKNYTMGEKSDWIKPIEIERENI
- a CDS encoding oligopeptide ABC transporter substrate-binding protein produces the protein MRKFLLKSMASLMLISLVSCGLGQKKSQQTTKVDTSAFAENWVSDEAGIEGGVMKTALVSQSPFKGIFLPILSNDSLDSVIYQNIYEQVLLTDGNFDVVEGGPGSLSVDVDNKVLTVKIKEGMKWSDGHPLTIDDYIYTYELVAHPDYTGLRYDKSYRLVEGIEEYHAGKTKTISGLEKVSDTEVRIHVKEIAPTVLNGVGGLTGYFTPRHYLQDVPVKDLESSDKVRLHPLSYGRYILKKIVPGESVELVPNPYYYEKKYIPKVEKLIMKVIPESSVISSMKKGEFDFYSGVPANLYTEYKDLSNIAITGTTDLAYTYLGFNLGYWDAKKGENITDTNAKLYDINLRKAMAYAMNVEAVTKKFSNGLSERGNSPIPPAFKKYHTDEVRFTYNPEKAKEILDKAGYKDINGDGIREDKNGKPLEINVAFMAGGDTAEPVSKQYLQNWEEIGLKVNLATGRLIEFNSFYDKVIENNKEIDAWIGGWRVGTALDLTGVYAKNSKLNLARIASDKNEELINKTQSVEGVKNPQFRIDAVREWEKNYMENELGFIPLTFGYRVSPVNKRVKYSSSVADNSKLHKLIDQLTSKEAYIAK